One segment of Polaribacter huanghezhanensis DNA contains the following:
- a CDS encoding TonB-dependent receptor, translating into MLKKTFFSCYFLFVIGVIFAQNQSQKISLVEILSSIEKQQDVKFSYNSNLIKNVLCFPFKNEKTLTEKLENLSKQTYLNFNQIDARYIVIAEKEITKNHTISGTLINAKNKEVASFSSVIIKGTTRGTTADENGKFILDTVSSNQQIVIQSVGFNSVTIPAYQFINQPNLTIELVEDNIHLEEVLISDYITQGISKKQDGAIEVSPKKLGILPGLIEPDVLLSLQLLPGIQSPSETASGLQIRGSSPDQNLVLFDGIKMYQSGHFFGLISSFNPYVTKKITLYRNGTNAKYGDRIGGVLDISSGDDVPTFEAGFGVNLTHADAFVKTPLFKNKAGLVFSVRRSITDLVETITYKNFSESVFQNTRILDGAVNDPNKLSNVKNNFYFQDYNLKFIADISEKSKLSISNLFNKNQLEFSSESLRFREKIADNITYQNKGTRILLSHKSSNKFLQNIDFHSSGYKFDYFGNREETRNNANDNRKRNFEIVNHVNDNGINYDFTYNLNPDFQFSGGYQFSKTTIFYIYKTNFNTQNNLLLSTENSSNITNALFSEIKYGNGCSFISFGIRANHFSSAKEWFFEPRIFASTKLSETITLKTSAEIKNQAVSQIIEYRNNGIGLDNDIWAVANNAIPILSSRQLGIGFLYQKNGWNLDVDFYKKKVKGQTLMTDDIASNTKRSQVPFYISGESDITGIEVLLKKRFDNYRSWISYSYANTKQQFIELNNGNSFNGINGIPHSFTWSHTYKLNQFEFSLGWKLRSGIPYTEATGTYKDQNNNLRVSYGSVNEKRLPNYQKFDFSSTYKFNFSKKKKVEGKIGLSLTNIFNRKNILDRKYELKVVNSQGNVEKQKLVKTDRLSLGFTPNLVFRLTF; encoded by the coding sequence ATGCTTAAAAAAACCTTTTTTTCTTGCTATTTTCTATTTGTAATCGGAGTTATTTTTGCGCAAAACCAGTCTCAGAAAATTTCTTTAGTAGAAATTTTATCTTCCATTGAAAAGCAACAGGATGTAAAGTTTTCATACAATTCTAACTTGATAAAAAACGTGTTGTGTTTTCCTTTTAAAAATGAAAAAACACTCACAGAAAAACTAGAAAATTTAAGCAAACAAACCTATTTAAACTTCAATCAAATTGATGCAAGATATATTGTGATTGCAGAAAAAGAAATCACAAAAAACCATACAATTAGCGGAACTTTAATCAATGCTAAAAACAAAGAAGTTGCCTCTTTTTCATCGGTAATAATTAAAGGAACTACACGTGGAACAACAGCAGATGAAAACGGTAAATTTATACTCGATACTGTTTCTTCAAATCAACAAATTGTCATTCAAAGTGTTGGTTTTAATTCGGTTACAATTCCGGCCTATCAATTTATAAATCAACCGAACTTAACGATTGAATTGGTAGAAGACAATATACATTTAGAAGAAGTATTAATAAGCGATTATATTACGCAAGGAATTTCTAAAAAGCAAGATGGCGCCATAGAAGTTTCACCAAAAAAACTAGGTATCTTACCCGGATTGATAGAACCTGATGTGTTACTTAGCTTGCAACTATTACCCGGAATTCAAAGTCCGTCAGAAACCGCTTCTGGTTTGCAAATTAGGGGAAGTTCTCCAGATCAAAACTTGGTGTTGTTCGATGGAATTAAAATGTATCAAAGCGGACACTTTTTTGGATTGATTTCTTCTTTTAATCCATACGTTACTAAAAAAATTACTTTGTATAGAAACGGAACCAATGCAAAATATGGCGATAGAATTGGCGGAGTTTTAGACATTTCTTCTGGCGATGATGTTCCTACTTTCGAAGCTGGTTTTGGTGTCAATTTAACGCACGCAGATGCTTTTGTAAAAACGCCATTGTTTAAGAATAAAGCGGGTTTGGTTTTTTCTGTGAGAAGATCCATTACAGATTTGGTTGAAACGATTACCTATAAAAATTTTTCTGAAAGCGTTTTTCAAAATACGCGGATTTTAGACGGGGCAGTAAACGATCCCAACAAACTATCTAATGTAAAAAACAATTTTTATTTTCAAGATTACAACCTAAAATTTATTGCAGATATTTCAGAAAAAAGCAAGCTCTCAATTAGTAATTTATTTAATAAAAATCAATTAGAATTTTCTTCAGAAAGCTTGCGATTTAGAGAAAAAATAGCAGATAATATTACCTATCAAAATAAAGGAACTAGAATTCTTTTGAGCCACAAATCATCAAATAAATTTTTGCAAAATATCGATTTTCATTCATCAGGATATAAGTTTGATTATTTTGGAAATAGAGAAGAAACGAGAAACAACGCAAACGATAATAGAAAAAGAAATTTTGAAATCGTAAATCATGTCAATGATAATGGAATTAATTACGATTTTACCTATAATTTGAATCCTGATTTTCAATTTAGCGGAGGGTATCAGTTTTCTAAAACCACCATTTTTTATATCTATAAAACCAATTTTAATACGCAAAATAATTTGTTGTTAAGTACCGAAAACAGCTCGAATATTACCAACGCATTATTTTCTGAAATAAAGTACGGAAACGGTTGTTCGTTTATCAGTTTTGGTATTAGAGCAAATCATTTTTCATCTGCAAAAGAGTGGTTTTTTGAACCGAGAATTTTTGCATCCACAAAACTTTCTGAAACGATTACACTTAAAACATCCGCCGAAATAAAAAACCAAGCGGTAAGTCAAATTATTGAATATAGAAACAACGGAATTGGTTTAGATAATGACATTTGGGCCGTGGCAAATAATGCAATTCCGATTTTAAGTAGCAGACAATTAGGGATTGGTTTTTTATATCAAAAAAATGGCTGGAATTTAGATGTAGATTTCTATAAGAAAAAGGTAAAAGGACAAACGTTAATGACCGATGATATTGCAAGTAATACAAAAAGAAGCCAAGTTCCTTTTTATATTTCTGGAGAAAGCGATATTACAGGAATTGAGGTATTATTAAAAAAGAGATTTGATAATTATCGTTCTTGGATTAGCTATTCGTACGCAAACACAAAACAGCAATTTATAGAGTTAAATAATGGAAATAGTTTTAATGGAATCAACGGAATTCCACATTCTTTTACCTGGTCTCATACCTATAAATTAAACCAGTTTGAGTTTTCTTTAGGATGGAAATTACGTTCTGGAATTCCATATACTGAAGCAACAGGAACCTACAAAGATCAAAACAATAATTTAAGAGTTTCTTACGGAAGCGTGAATGAAAAAAGATTGCCAAATTATCAGAAATTCGATTTTTCATCAACCTATAAATTCAATTTTTCTAAAAAGAAAAAAGTTGAAGGAAAAATAGGATTATCGCTAACAAACATTTTTAATAGAAAGAATATTTTAGACAGAAAATACGAGTTAAAAGTTGTGAATTCTCAAGGAAATGTAGAGAAACAAAAATTGGTAAAAACCGATAGATTATCATTAGGTTTTACGCCAAATTTGGTATTTAGGCTTACTTTTTAA
- a CDS encoding phosphoglycerate kinase has translation MPTVNDFNFENKKALIRVDFNVPLNDELMVTDATRIHAAKSTIIKVLEDGGSAILMSHLGRPKGKEDQFSLRHIVEKVTDIIGVQVTFVDDCVGDKVTQAVLELEPGEILLLENLRFYDEEKAGDKKFAEQLSQLGDIYVNDAFGTAHRAHASTAIIAEFFPEKKCFGNLLAREIESINKVLKDNEKPVTAILGGAKVSSKIGVIENILDKVDHIIIGGGMTFTFVKALGGKIGNSLVEEDKQELALAILEKAKAKNVEIHLPVDAIIADGFSNDANTQVVDTFKIPDGWMGLDAGPKTTEKFTEVIAKSKTILWNGPLGVFEMEKFAKGTIELGNAIAEATKNGAFSLVGGGDSVAAVKQFGFEDKVSYVSTGGGAMLEMLEGKTLPGIEAILN, from the coding sequence ATGCCAACAGTAAACGATTTTAATTTCGAAAACAAAAAAGCGCTGATACGAGTTGATTTTAATGTGCCATTAAATGATGAACTTATGGTAACAGATGCAACAAGAATTCATGCTGCAAAATCAACCATAATTAAAGTTTTAGAAGATGGAGGTTCGGCAATATTAATGTCGCATTTAGGAAGACCAAAAGGAAAAGAAGATCAATTTTCTTTGCGTCATATTGTAGAAAAAGTAACTGATATAATAGGCGTACAAGTTACGTTTGTTGATGATTGTGTTGGCGATAAAGTAACACAAGCAGTTTTAGAACTAGAGCCTGGAGAAATTTTATTATTAGAAAATTTACGTTTTTACGATGAAGAAAAAGCAGGAGATAAAAAGTTTGCAGAACAGCTTTCTCAATTGGGAGACATTTATGTAAACGATGCTTTTGGTACAGCGCACAGAGCACATGCATCAACAGCAATTATTGCTGAATTTTTCCCAGAAAAAAAATGTTTTGGAAACTTGTTGGCAAGAGAAATAGAAAGCATCAACAAAGTTTTAAAGGATAATGAAAAACCGGTAACAGCCATTTTAGGAGGCGCAAAAGTGTCTTCAAAAATTGGAGTTATAGAAAATATTTTAGACAAAGTAGATCATATTATTATTGGTGGCGGAATGACTTTTACTTTTGTAAAAGCACTTGGCGGAAAAATAGGAAATTCTTTAGTAGAAGAAGATAAACAAGAATTGGCCTTGGCAATTTTAGAAAAAGCGAAAGCAAAAAATGTAGAAATTCACTTACCTGTTGATGCTATTATTGCCGATGGTTTTTCTAATGATGCAAATACACAAGTAGTTGATACTTTTAAAATACCTGATGGTTGGATGGGATTAGATGCTGGACCAAAAACTACAGAAAAATTTACCGAAGTTATTGCAAAGTCAAAAACCATATTATGGAATGGTCCGTTAGGCGTTTTTGAAATGGAAAAATTTGCGAAAGGAACTATTGAGTTGGGAAACGCTATTGCAGAAGCGACTAAAAACGGAGCATTTTCTTTAGTTGGTGGTGGCGATTCTGTTGCGGCAGTAAAACAATTTGGTTTTGAAGATAAAGTAAGTTATGTTTCAACTGGCGGAGGCGCAATGTTAGAAATGTTAGAAGGAAAAACACTACCAGGAATTGAAGCAATTTTAAATTAG
- a CDS encoding lysophospholipid acyltransferase family protein, whose protein sequence is MEFFKNSLRAIWRVWFYVFFGASLLLMMPFLFILTFSESQYSFLYKIIRAFSKTLIFVMGFRLQKQIEEPLDLTQSYMFCPNHTSMLDPFILISMVKKPIVFVGKAELKKIPVFGYFYKRICILVDRGSQKSRKEVYFSAKRRLKNGASVAIFPEGLVPTEDVVLSPFKNGAFSLAIEHQIPIVPATYFDCKRLFSWTYFKGKPGTIRIKQHKPIHTKGLDKKSLKEIKEQTFTVLFNELSNDVEYMKDTKGF, encoded by the coding sequence ATGGAATTCTTTAAAAATAGTTTACGTGCAATTTGGCGCGTTTGGTTTTACGTTTTTTTTGGAGCATCGTTACTTTTAATGATGCCATTTTTATTTATACTAACCTTTAGTGAAAGCCAATATTCTTTTTTATATAAAATTATTAGAGCGTTTTCTAAAACATTAATTTTTGTAATGGGTTTTCGGTTACAAAAACAAATAGAAGAACCGTTAGACTTAACACAGAGTTATATGTTTTGTCCAAACCACACTTCAATGTTAGATCCATTTATTTTAATCAGTATGGTTAAAAAACCGATTGTTTTTGTAGGAAAAGCAGAGCTTAAAAAGATTCCTGTTTTTGGATATTTTTACAAACGTATTTGTATTTTGGTTGATAGAGGCAGTCAAAAAAGTAGAAAAGAAGTTTATTTTAGCGCAAAAAGACGGTTAAAAAACGGTGCAAGCGTTGCAATTTTTCCTGAAGGATTAGTACCAACAGAAGATGTTGTTTTAAGTCCGTTTAAAAACGGCGCGTTTAGCTTAGCAATTGAACATCAAATACCGATTGTACCTGCAACATATTTTGATTGTAAACGTTTATTTTCTTGGACGTATTTTAAAGGAAAACCAGGAACGATTAGAATTAAACAACACAAACCAATACATACGAAAGGTTTAGATAAAAAAAGTTTGAAAGAGATTAAAGAACAAACATTTACTGTTTTGTTTAACGAATTGTCTAATGATGTGGAATATATGAAAGATACAAAAGGATTTTAA
- a CDS encoding aldo/keto reductase — MKYTTLPNSDIKVSKICLGTMTWGQQNTEQEGHEQMDYALEKGINFFDVAELYPIPARAETYGSTEKIIGSWFQKTGNRDKVVLASKIAGWGTYTTHIRKDGFSKRGIKEAVENSLKRLQTDYIDLYQLHWPERAANCFGVRDYPYKNHTERYENHLEILETLQGLIKEGKILKIGLSNETPWGTMQYLQTAKDNNLPRMSTIQNSYSLIHRAYEYGMSEVSLRENIGLLVYSPLAFGVLSGKYVGGKKPSDARVTLFPNYNRYSSPQSEKAVLEYQKIANKNGLSLVEMSLAFVNQLPFVTSNIIGATKMSQLKENINSINIDLSEEIINEINEVHKIMPNPAP; from the coding sequence ATGAAATACACAACACTACCAAATTCAGATATAAAGGTTTCTAAAATTTGCTTAGGAACCATGACTTGGGGTCAACAAAACACAGAACAAGAAGGTCACGAACAAATGGATTATGCTTTAGAAAAAGGAATTAATTTCTTTGATGTAGCAGAATTATATCCAATTCCGGCAAGAGCAGAAACGTACGGATCCACTGAAAAAATTATTGGTTCTTGGTTTCAAAAAACAGGCAATAGAGATAAAGTTGTGTTGGCGTCAAAAATTGCTGGTTGGGGTACTTATACTACACATATTAGAAAAGATGGTTTTAGTAAAAGAGGCATTAAAGAAGCGGTTGAAAACAGCTTAAAAAGATTGCAAACAGATTATATTGATTTGTATCAATTGCATTGGCCAGAAAGAGCCGCAAACTGTTTTGGCGTTAGAGATTATCCTTATAAAAATCATACTGAGCGATACGAAAATCATTTAGAAATTTTAGAAACATTACAAGGTCTTATCAAAGAAGGGAAAATTCTTAAAATCGGATTATCAAACGAAACTCCTTGGGGAACAATGCAGTATTTACAAACTGCAAAAGACAACAATTTACCAAGAATGTCTACCATTCAAAATTCATATTCGTTAATCCACAGAGCCTATGAATACGGAATGTCTGAAGTTTCTTTGAGAGAAAATATTGGTTTATTAGTCTATTCTCCACTTGCTTTTGGAGTGCTTTCGGGCAAATATGTTGGAGGAAAAAAACCATCAGACGCTCGTGTAACATTGTTTCCCAATTACAATAGATATTCTTCTCCGCAATCAGAAAAAGCGGTGTTAGAATATCAAAAAATTGCTAATAAAAATGGATTGTCTTTGGTAGAAATGTCGTTGGCTTTTGTAAATCAGTTGCCTTTTGTAACGAGCAATATTATTGGTGCTACAAAAATGAGTCAGTTAAAAGAAAATATCAACAGCATCAATATTGATTTGTCAGAAGAAATTATAAATGAAATAAACGAGGTTCATAAGATAATGCCAAATCCGGCACCATAA
- a CDS encoding ATP-binding protein, with translation MFFKDVIGQNHIKKHLKSTTENGRIPHAQLFVGKEGFGTLPMAIAYAQYLLCATSNNKDSCRIKCEKLTHPDLHFAFPVTSSDKVKKHPVSDLFLEDWRTFVKEQSYGSLYNWLQFIGVENKQGLIGVDEAENIVKSLQLKSYEGGFKVMIIWMAEKMNMSAANKLLKLIEEPPENTLFILCTEDEEQIINTIKSRCQAIHFPALSEEEIAQSLITNETISENAAYKIAHQAEGNYNKALHLLVHDSGTTLFEQWFITWVRTAFRAKGNATVVQQLISWSDEIAKSGRETQKRFLQYCLHFFRQALLLNYNSEAIVFLETETAGFDLKKFAPFVHSGNILEISNEISSAIYHIERNGNAKIILLDLSIKLTRLLHTKEAVIS, from the coding sequence ATGTTTTTCAAAGATGTAATTGGTCAAAATCATATTAAAAAACACTTAAAATCTACTACAGAAAATGGTAGAATTCCGCATGCGCAATTGTTTGTTGGAAAAGAAGGTTTTGGTACGTTACCAATGGCAATTGCTTATGCACAATATTTACTTTGTGCAACAAGCAACAACAAAGATTCTTGTAGAATTAAATGCGAAAAATTAACGCATCCAGATTTGCATTTTGCGTTTCCTGTAACTTCAAGTGATAAAGTAAAAAAACATCCTGTAAGTGACTTGTTTTTAGAAGATTGGAGAACGTTTGTAAAAGAACAATCGTACGGAAGTTTATACAATTGGTTGCAATTTATTGGCGTAGAAAACAAACAAGGTTTAATTGGAGTTGATGAGGCAGAAAATATTGTAAAATCGCTACAATTAAAATCGTACGAAGGTGGTTTTAAAGTCATGATTATTTGGATGGCAGAAAAAATGAATATGTCAGCGGCAAATAAATTGTTGAAACTGATTGAAGAACCACCGGAAAACACTCTTTTTATTTTGTGTACCGAAGACGAAGAGCAAATTATAAACACCATAAAATCTCGTTGTCAAGCAATTCATTTTCCTGCATTATCAGAAGAAGAAATTGCACAATCATTAATTACTAATGAAACTATTTCTGAAAATGCTGCGTATAAAATTGCGCATCAAGCAGAAGGAAACTACAATAAAGCGTTGCATTTATTAGTGCATGACTCTGGTACTACTCTTTTTGAACAATGGTTTATTACTTGGGTAAGAACGGCTTTTAGGGCCAAAGGAAATGCAACAGTTGTACAACAATTAATTTCTTGGAGCGATGAAATTGCAAAAAGCGGAAGAGAAACTCAGAAACGTTTTTTACAGTATTGTTTACATTTTTTTAGACAAGCTCTTTTGTTAAATTACAACTCTGAAGCAATCGTTTTTTTAGAAACCGAAACAGCCGGATTTGACTTAAAAAAGTTTGCGCCTTTTGTACACAGCGGAAATATTTTAGAAATAAGCAATGAAATAAGCTCAGCTATTTATCATATTGAAAGAAATGGAAATGCTAAAATTATTTTGTTAGATTTATCTATAAAACTAACTCGTTTATTACACACAAAAGAAGCTGTTATTAGCTAA
- a CDS encoding RNA polymerase sigma factor produces the protein MSKKKSVCESKVFEELYSEHSKSIYNFAFYKCGNTAKSEDLVQEAFIKMWNNCAKIIFEKAKSYLLTVVNNLFLNQVAHQKVVLSYNLIGGKEATNETPEFLMEEKEFMDKLQKAISDLKEGQREVFLLSRIDKKTYKEIAEMLSISVKAVEKRMHMALKQLREKVGNI, from the coding sequence ATGTCAAAAAAAAAATCGGTTTGTGAGTCTAAAGTGTTTGAAGAATTGTATTCTGAGCATTCGAAATCAATCTATAATTTTGCTTTTTATAAATGTGGAAATACAGCAAAATCAGAAGATTTGGTCCAAGAAGCGTTTATAAAAATGTGGAACAATTGTGCTAAAATCATTTTTGAAAAAGCAAAATCATATCTTTTAACAGTAGTCAATAATTTATTTTTAAATCAAGTTGCACATCAAAAAGTAGTATTAAGCTACAATTTAATTGGTGGGAAAGAAGCAACCAATGAAACTCCAGAGTTTTTAATGGAAGAAAAAGAGTTTATGGACAAGCTCCAAAAAGCCATTTCAGATTTAAAAGAAGGACAAAGAGAAGTGTTTTTATTAAGTAGAATTGATAAAAAAACCTATAAAGAAATTGCAGAAATGCTTTCTATTTCTGTAAAAGCTGTTGAAAAAAGAATGCATATGGCTTTAAAACAATTAAGAGAAAAGGTAGGAAATATTTAA
- the trhA gene encoding PAQR family membrane homeostasis protein TrhA: protein MIKEARRYSDKEEKINIATHAFGLVLSIIAFPFLVLKSLYFDGFWKPFSVLIFGMSLIILYAASTLYHSAKKQKLRNRLNIFDHSAIYVLIAGTYTPFTLITLEGKIGWVIFGLTWLFALIGIILKLFFIGRFDKLSTIMYVLMGWQIVFAISPLLEKLSSEGLFWLFAGGVFYTIGALLYSIKKIPFNHAIFHFFVLGGSLSHFISIYFYI from the coding sequence ATGATAAAAGAAGCACGGAGATATAGCGACAAAGAAGAAAAAATTAATATTGCTACGCATGCTTTTGGGTTGGTTTTAAGCATCATTGCATTTCCTTTTCTAGTTTTAAAATCATTGTATTTTGATGGTTTTTGGAAACCTTTTAGTGTGCTTATTTTCGGAATGAGTTTAATTATTTTGTACGCCGCATCTACATTATATCATTCAGCAAAAAAACAAAAACTTAGAAATCGGTTAAACATTTTTGATCATTCAGCAATCTATGTTTTAATTGCAGGAACTTATACGCCTTTTACACTAATTACTTTAGAAGGAAAAATAGGCTGGGTTATTTTTGGATTAACTTGGTTATTTGCCTTAATAGGAATTATTTTAAAGCTTTTTTTTATTGGAAGATTCGATAAATTATCAACGATAATGTATGTGTTGATGGGTTGGCAAATTGTTTTTGCTATTTCTCCTTTACTAGAAAAATTATCTTCAGAAGGATTATTTTGGTTGTTTGCTGGCGGTGTGTTTTATACAATTGGCGCACTATTATATTCTATAAAAAAGATTCCTTTTAACCACGCAATTTTCCATTTTTTTGTTCTTGGCGGAAGTTTATCTCATTTTATTTCAATTTATTTTTATATTTAA
- a CDS encoding FecR family protein produces MKNEHTDDTFLSRWLHNDLTNDELVSFQKTTEYKEYQKIIDATENFNAPNFDKQKVFEKITQKTTDKKVRKLIPNWIYTAAASVVLLLSTVYYLTGSNETFSTSFGEQLALVLPDGSEVLLNSKSSITYKKSDWFDGKRTLELNGEGYFKVKKGATFSVHSINGSVTVLGTQFNVKSNPSYFEVLCYEGKVQVKNNEETAILTKGLSFRKIEKRNSEKGTFSNSKPNWIDGESSFNNTPLQFVLKELEKQYQIKITSTNIDVNTLFTGAFTNKNLNLALQTICAPLAIQFTINDTTVVLSKK; encoded by the coding sequence ATGAAAAACGAACATACAGACGATACATTTTTATCACGTTGGTTGCATAACGATTTAACGAATGATGAATTGGTTTCTTTTCAAAAAACTACTGAATATAAAGAATATCAAAAAATTATTGATGCAACAGAAAATTTTAATGCGCCTAATTTTGATAAACAGAAGGTATTCGAAAAAATTACTCAAAAAACTACGGATAAAAAAGTAAGAAAGTTAATTCCGAATTGGATATATACAGCTGCAGCTTCTGTTGTATTATTATTAAGTACGGTCTATTATTTAACAGGAAGTAACGAAACTTTTTCAACTTCTTTTGGAGAACAATTAGCGTTGGTTTTACCTGACGGATCAGAAGTTTTATTGAATTCAAAATCTTCAATTACCTATAAAAAAAGCGATTGGTTTGACGGAAAAAGAACTTTAGAATTAAATGGAGAAGGGTATTTTAAAGTCAAAAAAGGAGCTACTTTTAGTGTACATTCAATCAACGGAAGCGTAACTGTTTTAGGAACTCAGTTTAACGTAAAATCAAATCCTTCTTATTTTGAAGTGTTGTGTTATGAAGGAAAAGTGCAAGTTAAAAACAACGAAGAAACCGCTATTTTAACAAAAGGATTGTCCTTTAGGAAAATAGAAAAAAGGAATTCAGAAAAAGGAACTTTCTCAAATTCAAAACCAAATTGGATCGACGGAGAAAGTAGTTTTAACAACACGCCTTTACAATTTGTTTTAAAAGAGTTAGAGAAGCAATATCAAATAAAAATTACATCTACAAACATAGATGTAAATACATTATTTACAGGAGCCTTTACAAATAAAAACTTAAATTTAGCCTTACAAACAATTTGCGCTCCTTTAGCTATTCAATTTACAATCAATGATACTACAGTGGTGCTTTCCAAAAAATAA
- a CDS encoding CYTH domain-containing protein produces MNLEIERKFLVKNDSFKSKAFQKKQIKQGFLNSDKERTVRVRIIEDKAFLTIKGKSNNAGTIRFEWEKEIPLLEAEKLMLLTEKTAIEKCRYYIKEGNRVFEVDEFFGANSGLIIAEIELTTEDESFSKPSWLGKEVTGELKYYNSSLSKSPFCFWA; encoded by the coding sequence ATGAATCTAGAAATAGAAAGAAAATTTTTAGTAAAAAACGATTCTTTTAAATCAAAAGCTTTTCAAAAAAAGCAGATAAAACAGGGGTTTTTAAATTCTGATAAAGAAAGAACCGTTCGAGTAAGAATTATAGAAGACAAAGCCTTTTTAACGATTAAAGGAAAATCAAATAATGCAGGTACAATTCGGTTTGAATGGGAAAAAGAAATTCCGCTTTTAGAAGCAGAAAAGTTAATGCTTTTAACAGAAAAAACAGCGATAGAAAAATGTCGATATTATATCAAAGAAGGCAATCGTGTTTTTGAAGTTGATGAATTTTTTGGTGCTAATTCTGGTTTAATAATTGCAGAAATTGAATTGACTACAGAAGATGAATCTTTTTCAAAACCTAGTTGGTTAGGCAAAGAAGTTACAGGAGAACTAAAGTATTATAATTCTTCTCTTAGTAAATCTCCTTTTTGTTTTTGGGCATAA
- the trpS gene encoding tryptophan--tRNA ligase, with the protein MSRVLTGVQSTGTPHLGNLLGAILPAIQMAKEAKEETFLFIADMHSLTQIKDAKTLKENTYSVAATWLACGLDVNSTVFYRQSDVPEVTELSWYLSCFFPFQRLTLAHSFKDKADRLEDVNAGLFTYPMLMAADILLYDAEIVPVGKDQLQHIEMTRDVASRFNNIVGETLILPDAKISEDTKLIPGTDGEKMSKSRNNFINIFLNDKKLRKQIMAIQTDSTPLEEPKNPETDNVFALYKLLASEEEIAKMRANYVGGNYGYGHAKQALYELIVEKFATEREKYNHYMNNLHELDEALAIGADKARKVAAGVLKRVRSKIGY; encoded by the coding sequence ATGTCAAGAGTTTTAACTGGCGTACAAAGTACAGGAACACCACATTTAGGAAATTTATTAGGGGCTATTTTACCTGCAATACAAATGGCTAAAGAAGCCAAAGAAGAAACCTTTTTATTTATTGCAGACATGCATTCTTTAACACAAATAAAAGATGCAAAAACCTTAAAAGAAAATACATACAGTGTTGCGGCTACTTGGCTTGCTTGCGGATTAGATGTAAATTCTACTGTTTTTTACAGACAAAGTGATGTGCCAGAAGTAACAGAATTGTCTTGGTATTTGAGTTGTTTTTTCCCTTTTCAACGGTTAACGTTAGCACACAGCTTTAAAGATAAAGCAGATCGATTAGAAGATGTAAATGCTGGTTTATTTACCTATCCAATGTTGATGGCGGCAGATATTTTATTGTATGATGCAGAAATAGTTCCGGTTGGAAAAGATCAGTTACAGCATATAGAAATGACAAGAGATGTTGCAAGTAGGTTTAACAATATTGTTGGTGAAACGCTGATTTTACCAGACGCAAAAATAAGCGAAGACACAAAACTAATTCCCGGAACAGACGGAGAAAAAATGAGTAAATCGCGCAATAATTTTATCAATATTTTTTTAAATGATAAAAAATTACGCAAACAAATTATGGCAATCCAAACGGATAGCACTCCGCTTGAAGAACCTAAAAACCCTGAAACGGATAACGTTTTTGCGCTTTACAAACTCTTAGCTTCTGAAGAAGAAATTGCAAAAATGAGAGCAAATTATGTAGGCGGAAATTATGGTTATGGACATGCGAAACAAGCCTTGTACGAATTGATTGTAGAAAAATTTGCTACAGAAAGAGAAAAATACAATCATTATATGAACAACTTACACGAACTAGACGAAGCTTTAGCAATTGGAGCAGACAAGGCACGGAAAGTTGCCGCTGGAGTTTTAAAAAGAGTTCGTTCTAAAATAGGGTACTAA
- a CDS encoding DoxX family membrane protein codes for MELLKNYPTEILILLFLIVTFLQSGMDKVLDWNGNLSFIKGHFSNSPLKNMVPLLLAVILIVEVLASLFMIFGIYQLATNGIKTYALLGTELAALTLILLLIGQRLAKDYAGAMTLAVYFATTIFGVYLLSK; via the coding sequence ATGGAACTACTAAAAAATTACCCAACAGAAATATTAATTCTACTTTTTTTAATTGTCACTTTTTTACAATCTGGAATGGATAAAGTTTTAGATTGGAACGGAAATTTATCTTTTATAAAAGGACACTTTTCTAATTCGCCTTTAAAAAATATGGTTCCTTTATTATTGGCTGTAATTTTAATTGTAGAAGTTTTAGCAAGTCTTTTTATGATTTTCGGAATTTATCAATTGGCGACAAACGGAATTAAAACGTACGCGCTTTTAGGAACAGAATTAGCAGCCTTAACTTTGATTTTATTATTAATTGGTCAGAGATTAGCAAAAGATTATGCCGGAGCGATGACATTAGCTGTTTATTTTGCAACGACAATTTTTGGGGTTTATTTATTGAGTAAATAG